The sequence TTCCGGCTGGGTGAGATCGAGCATCTGCCCATCGGTGATTGCTGTGCTCATGTGATCATCTCCAACTGTGTCATTAATCTTTCGCCAGATAAAGCGCAGGTGTTTCGCGAAGCCTTTCGCGTACTTAAACCTGGCGGCAGACTGATGATTTCTGATATCGTCTTATTAACTGAACTTCCCAACCCAATCCGCGAGTCCATCGATGCTTACGTGGGCTGTCTTGCTGGTGCGCTATTAAAAGATGATTATTTGGAAAAAATCAGAGCGGCAGGTTTTCAGCAAGTCAGGGTGATCGAAGACAATATTTTTCCGCTTAACCTATTAGTGAGCGAACCTGAACCAGAGCTCCTCGCCGCTTGGCAGCAAATGTCCCTCGAGCAGCAACGGCAAATTGCCCAGAGCATCCGCAGCATCATGGTCTCAGCCCGAAAATTGTCCATAGGGAATTTGTAGGACAGATTGGCAATCTGTC comes from candidate division KSB1 bacterium and encodes:
- a CDS encoding arsenite methyltransferase, which codes for MNEERIRTVVRERYGKIAKEQSSCCGPSVPCCCGSESIKIISKNIGYSDDELNAVPQSANLGLGCGNPIALASLKPGEIVVDLGSGAGFDCFLAAQKVGPTGWVIGVDMTPEMIEAARTNARKGNYFNVEFRLGEIEHLPIGDCCAHVIISNCVINLSPDKAQVFREAFRVLKPGGRLMISDIVLLTELPNPIRESIDAYVGCLAGALLKDDYLEKIRAAGFQQVRVIEDNIFPLNLLVSEPEPELLAAWQQMSLEQQRQIAQSIRSIMVSARKLSIGNL